One segment of Sesamum indicum cultivar Zhongzhi No. 13 linkage group LG4, S_indicum_v1.0, whole genome shotgun sequence DNA contains the following:
- the LOC105160544 gene encoding glycosyltransferase family 64 protein C4-like isoform X1, whose product MSTLITIREASLNGNGGDYSPAKEKAANRGVYGARSPLLHRRLRLLVGGAKYKLILLFFLVTAAYLLSSKISPFMGWNPHYPSSVSSPSRGGYTVLINTWKRNTLLKQSVAHYASCQGTDAIHVVWSEVDPPSYKLRDYLKKMVQKKSQTAHKPNLRFDLNEEDNLNNRFKPIQDLRTDAIFSVDDDVIVPCRTLDFAFTVWQTAPLTMVGFVPRMHWLDEEKNDVVHYRYGGWWSVWWMGTYSMVLSKAAFFHKKYLELYTKKMPSSIHDYVSRERNCEDIAMSLLVANATGAPPIWVKGKIYEIGSSGISSLKDHSDKRNKCLNDFVSLYGAMPLASTNAKAVDARYEWFW is encoded by the exons ATGTCGACGCTTATAACCATCAGAGAGGCCTCTCTGAACGGAAACGGCGGTGACTACTCTCCCGCCAAGGAGAAAGCAGCGAATCGCGGCGTCTATGGCGCTCGCTCGCCTCTGCTCCACCGCCGCCTCCGGCTCTTGGTCGGCGGCGCCAAGTACAAACTAATCCTCTTGTTCTTCCTCGTGACAGCCGCATATTTGCTTAGTTCCAAGATCTCGCCTTTCATGGGATGGAACCCTCATTACCCTTCCTCCGTCTCTTCTCCTTCTAG GGGTGGGTACACGGTTCTTATCAACACTTGGAAGAGAAATACTCTACTTAAGCAGTCTGTTGCTCACTATGCATCCTGCCAAGGTACTGATGCGATACATGTAGTTTGGAGTGAAGTTGATCCACCTTCATATAAGCTAAGAGATTATCTTAAAAAGATGGTGCAGAAGAAGTCACAGACAGCTCATAAACCCAACTTAAGGTTTGATCTGAACGAGGAAGATAACCTGAATAATAGATTCAAGCCAATTCAGGATCTTAGGACTGATGCTATATTCTCAGTGGATGATGATGTAATTGTTCCATGTCGAACGCTGGATTTCGCATTCACTGTATGGCAAACTGCTCCGCTTACGATGGTGGGATTTGTTCCTCGTATGCATTGGCTGGATGAGGAG AAGAATGACGTAGTCCACTACAGATATGGAGGATGGTGGTCTGTTTGGTGGATGGGCACTTATAGTATGGTTCTCTCTAAAGCTGCATTCTTTCATAAGAAGTACTTGGAATTGTATACCAAAAAGATGCCGTCATCAATTCATGATTATGTAAGCAGGGAAAG AAATTGTGAAGACATAGCAATGTCTCTTCTAGTTGCCAATGCCACTGGGGCTCCTCCGATATGGGTTAAAG GCAAGATATATGAAATCGGTTCGTCAGGTATAAGCAGTCTCAAGGATCACAGTGACAAGAGAAATAAATGCCTAAATGACTTTGTTTCTTTATATGGAGCAATGCCTTTGGCATCAACGAATGCAAAAGCTGTGGATGCAAGATATGAATGGTTCTGGTAA
- the LOC105160544 gene encoding glycosyltransferase family 64 protein C4-like isoform X2, whose product MSTLITIREASLNGNGGDYSPAKEKAANRGVYGARSPLLHRRLRLLVGGAKYKLILLFFLVTAAYLLSSKISPFMGWNPHYPSSVSSPSRGGYTVLINTWKRNTLLKQSVAHYASCQGTDAIHVVWSEVDPPSYKLRDYLKKMVQKKSQTAHKPNLRFDLNEEDNLNNRFKPIQDLRTDAIFSVDDDVIVPCRTLDFAFTVWQTAPLTMVGFVPRMHWLDEENDVVHYRYGGWWSVWWMGTYSMVLSKAAFFHKKYLELYTKKMPSSIHDYVSRERNCEDIAMSLLVANATGAPPIWVKGKIYEIGSSGISSLKDHSDKRNKCLNDFVSLYGAMPLASTNAKAVDARYEWFW is encoded by the exons ATGTCGACGCTTATAACCATCAGAGAGGCCTCTCTGAACGGAAACGGCGGTGACTACTCTCCCGCCAAGGAGAAAGCAGCGAATCGCGGCGTCTATGGCGCTCGCTCGCCTCTGCTCCACCGCCGCCTCCGGCTCTTGGTCGGCGGCGCCAAGTACAAACTAATCCTCTTGTTCTTCCTCGTGACAGCCGCATATTTGCTTAGTTCCAAGATCTCGCCTTTCATGGGATGGAACCCTCATTACCCTTCCTCCGTCTCTTCTCCTTCTAG GGGTGGGTACACGGTTCTTATCAACACTTGGAAGAGAAATACTCTACTTAAGCAGTCTGTTGCTCACTATGCATCCTGCCAAGGTACTGATGCGATACATGTAGTTTGGAGTGAAGTTGATCCACCTTCATATAAGCTAAGAGATTATCTTAAAAAGATGGTGCAGAAGAAGTCACAGACAGCTCATAAACCCAACTTAAGGTTTGATCTGAACGAGGAAGATAACCTGAATAATAGATTCAAGCCAATTCAGGATCTTAGGACTGATGCTATATTCTCAGTGGATGATGATGTAATTGTTCCATGTCGAACGCTGGATTTCGCATTCACTGTATGGCAAACTGCTCCGCTTACGATGGTGGGATTTGTTCCTCGTATGCATTGGCTGGATGAGGAG AATGACGTAGTCCACTACAGATATGGAGGATGGTGGTCTGTTTGGTGGATGGGCACTTATAGTATGGTTCTCTCTAAAGCTGCATTCTTTCATAAGAAGTACTTGGAATTGTATACCAAAAAGATGCCGTCATCAATTCATGATTATGTAAGCAGGGAAAG AAATTGTGAAGACATAGCAATGTCTCTTCTAGTTGCCAATGCCACTGGGGCTCCTCCGATATGGGTTAAAG GCAAGATATATGAAATCGGTTCGTCAGGTATAAGCAGTCTCAAGGATCACAGTGACAAGAGAAATAAATGCCTAAATGACTTTGTTTCTTTATATGGAGCAATGCCTTTGGCATCAACGAATGCAAAAGCTGTGGATGCAAGATATGAATGGTTCTGGTAA
- the LOC105160545 gene encoding subtilisin-like protease SBT1.3 encodes MAETPQRWWLLLLVSTYLAATIVASTLESSPATKTYIVYMDKWAKPQEFSDHRQWYSSMIKSVASSRTEKRDDADENDDRIIYNYQTAFHGVAAQLSEEEVEKLLEQDGVMAVFPETVYHLHTTRSPLFLGLEREDSTSAFTDKLSDYDVVVGVLDTGIWPESPSFNDTGMSRIPPHWKGTCETGRGFSRHNCNRKIVGARVFYRGYEAASGKINEQEEFKSPRDQDGHGTHTAATVAGSPVRGANLLGYAYGTARGMAPGARIAAYKVCWTGGCFSSDILSAMDQAVADGVNVLSISLGGGVSSYYRDSLSIGAFGAMERGVLISCSAGNGGPDPISLTNVSPWVTTVGASTMDRDFPATIKLGTGKFFTGASLYKGKRNLAVNKQYPLVYHGSNSSNLTPSSMCLEGTLDRHSVAGKIVICDRGISPRVQKGQVVKDAGGVGMILSNTAVNGEELVADCHLLPAVAVGETMGKMIKHYAASNHNATATLAFLGTKLRIRPSPVVAAFSSRGPNILSLEILKPDMIAPGVNILAAWTGELGPSSLPSDHRRTKFNILSGTSMSCPHVSGVAALIKSRHPDWSPAAIKSALMTTAYVHDNTHSPLTDASTAAPSTPYDHGAGHINPLKALDPGLVYDIGAQEYFEFLCAQGLTASELQVFSKFSNRTCRHALANSRDLNYPAISAVFPENTNTTVLTLHRTVTNVGPPVSSYHVVISTFKGASVKVEPSKLDFTGNRKKMTYKITFTTKSRQSAPEFGSIIWKDGVHRVRSPVVITWLPPL; translated from the coding sequence ATGGCAGAAACACCACAGAGATGGTGGCTGCTGCTGCTTGTCTCAACCTATCTTGCTGCTACCATTGTTGCATCCACTCTCGAAAGCTCGCCCGCGACAAAAACATACATAGTTTACATGGATAAGTGGGCGAAGCCTCAAGAATTCAGTGACCATAGGCAGTGGTACTCGTCGATGATCAAGTCAGTAGCATCGTCAAGAACTGAAAAACGAGACGATGCAGATGAGAATGATGATAGGATAATTTACAATTACCAGACAGCATTTCATGGCGTTGCTGCCCAGCTGAGTGAAGAAGAAGTGGAGAAGCTGCTGGAACAAGACGGGGTAATGGCTGTTTTCCCGGAAACTGTATACCATCTGCATACTACCAGAAGTCCATTGTTCCTCGGCCTCGAACGTGAAGATAGCACGAGTGCTTTTACTGATAAACTTTCTGATTACGACGTGGTTGTCGGTGTCCTTGATACCGGTATCTGGCCGGAGAGCCCGAGCTTTAACGACACGGGCATGTCCAGAATTCCGCCTCACTGGAAAGGCACGTGTGAGACAGGCCGAGGGTTTTCCAGGCACAATTGCAACAGAAAGATAGTGGGCGCCAGAGTCTTTTACAGAGGGTATGAAGCGGCCTCGGGTAAGATCAATGAACAAGAAGAGTTCAAATCGCCACGAGATCAAGACGGGCATGGGACTCATACTGCAGCAACAGTCGCTGGTTCTCCTGTTCGTGGCGCAAATCTTTTGGGCTACGCTTATGGAACGGCACGGGGAATGGCGCCGGGGGCAAGAATTGCCGCTTACAAGGTCTGCTGGACCGGCGGGTGCTTTAGCTCAGACATTCTCTCTGCAATGGATCAAGCTGTGGCTGATGGAGTTAACGTTCTTTCAATCTCTTTAGGTGGTGGAGTCTCCTCGTATTACCGCGACAGCTTATCGATCGGTGCCTTTGGGGCCATGGAGAGGGGAGTTCTCATCTCCTGCTCGGCCGGAAATGGCGGCCCTGATCCCATCAGTCTCACGAATGTTTCCCCGTGGGTTACTACTGTCGGAGCCAGCACGATGGACAGAGATTTCCCGGCAACAATTAAGCTTGGAACGGGTAAATTTTTTACGGGGGCTTCACTTTACAAAGGCAAAAGGAACCTTGCGGTAAATAAGCAGTACCCACTAGTCTACCATGGAAGTAACTCAAGCAATCTCACACCAAGCTCAATGTGCTTAGAAGGAACTCTCGACAGGCATTCTGTGGCAGGAAAGATTGTGATATGTGACCGAGGAATCAGCCCCCGAGTCCAGAAGGGGCAGGTGGTGAAAGATGCTGGTGGAGTCGGCATGATTTTGTCTAACACGGCTGTTAACGGCGAGGAACTGGTTGCCGACTGCCATCTTCTCCCGGCAGTCGCGGTGGGTGAAACAATGGGAAAAATGATAAAGCATTACGCCGCATCAAACCACAACGCCACCGCAACTCTAGCGTTTCTCGGGACCAAGTTAAGAATCAGGCCGTCTCCCGTGGTGGCGGCTTTTTCCTCCCGAGGACCGAATATCCTGTCGCTGGAGATACTGAAACCTGATATGATAGCGCCTGGGGTGAACATTCTCGCCGCGTGGACCGGAGAATTGGGGCCGTCGAGTCTTCCATCAGATCACCGACGAACTAAGTTCAATATCTTGTCAGGGACTTCCATGTCGTGCCCACATGTAAGCGGCGTTGCAGCACTGATCAAGTCGAGGCATCCTGATTGGAGCCCAGCAGCAATTAAGTCCGCATTGATGACAACGGCCTATGTTCATGATAATACACACAGTCCTCTCACAGATGCATCAACGGCTGCACCTTCCACACCATATGACCACGGAGCAGGGCACATAAATCCACTAAAAGCCCTCGATCCCGGTTTGGTTTACGACATTGGTGCACAAGAGTACTTCGAATTTCTGTGTGCTCAAGGCCTGACAGCATCCGAGCTACAAGTTTTCTCTAAATTTTCCAACAGAACATGCCGTCACGCTCTTGCCAACTCAAGGGATCTGAATTACCCGGCAATCTCAGCCGTATTTCCTGAGAATACAAACACCACCGTTTTGACCCTTCATCGAACAGTCACCAATGTGGGTCCTCCTGTTTCGAGTTACCATGTTGTGATATCTACATTTAAAGGTGCATCTGTGAAGGTTGAGCCTTCAAAACTCGACTTTACGGGCAACCGTAAGAAGATGACATACAAGATTACCTTCACCACAAAGTCCCGGCAAAGCGCCCCGGAGTTTGGATCTATAATATGGAAAGATGGGGTGCATAGAGTAAGAAGCCCAGTTGTAATAACATGGCTACCACCATTGTAA